One window of Triplophysa rosa linkage group LG8, Trosa_1v2, whole genome shotgun sequence genomic DNA carries:
- the upk1a gene encoding uroplakin-1a produces MASGGLACLMFTLVALNILAAAASLALFAVAIWVVVDGYKLYAISAVSGKDDIFAAAWIAIFTGFAFFLTCLFGIFAAVKRSRRLMLVYLIVMFIIFIFECASAITAATNRDYLVGNSNLVKKQMLQYYTDDSSKGNQITDTWNRVMQEVKCCGADGPADWITFDSTYKTKFPNSFSWPPNCCEKLSNSEVKDPISCRDGGITLFKKGCFQHIEWVLSHYTWAVNWYGFAVLMLVFFMLLLAMVYYIQLD; encoded by the exons ATGGCATCGGGAGGCCTCGCGTGTTTAATGTTTACACTTGTTGCCTTAAATATACTGGCTGCA GCAGCAAGCTTGGCATTATTTGCTGTTGCCATTTGGGTGGTGGTGGATGGATACAAACTCTACGCCATATCTGCCGTGTCAGGGAAAGATGATATCTTTGCGGCTGCCTGGATTGCCATCTTTACAGGCTTCGCCTTCTTCCTCACATGCTTGTTTGGCATCTTTGCTGCCGTGAAAAGAAGCCGTAGACTCATGCTGGTG TACCTTATCGTAATGTTCATCATctttatatttgaatgtgcgTCGGCCATCACAGCAGCAACCAACCGAGATTAT CTGGTTGGAAACAGTAACCTGGTGAAGAAACAGATGCTGCAGTACTACACCGACGACAGTAGCAAAGGGAATCAGATAACAGACACATGGAACAGAGTTATGCAAGAG GTTAAGTGCTGTGGTGCAGATGGCCCAGCAGACTGGATAACATTTGACTCTACATACAAAACAAAGTTTCCAAATTCATTCTCCTGGCCTCCAAACTGCTGTGAGAAGTTGAGCAACTCTGAGGTGAAAGATCCAATCAGTTGTAGAGACGGTGGCATCACTTTGTTCAAAAAg GGTTGCTTCCAGCACATTGAATGGGTTTTAAGTCACTACACGTGGGCCGTAAACTGGTATGGATTTGCCGTTCTCATGCTTGTG TTTTTTATGCTACTGCTCGCCATGGTCTACTACATACAGTTGGATTAA
- the zmp:0000000951 gene encoding uncharacterized protein zmp:0000000951, whose protein sequence is MDGKLSEEKVKCLQAPWRFSLRTAGFEDRLLTALELFERFPLDITVTGGTPDANAQLASAVCGLDMTQETEEEDLTGNDDEEEEEEEEDEEDEEDWEEDEEADEEDDIQPPKDAKRQSSRRKRVRIAEHSEYIGWGVPDFESMLSHSRISNVRVRTVQDHPISNSVIKTNSKLYDSTHFDVLVVLTTEERKEDHMWLKMELHDRDKPFFLVNAEKVWDVVEEKPSGPCMTCAWERMRTRNLELQKRRKEAFGESAEATDSQSPSNTSDASEFVEMKDIGEVFAKALPDLKKKAFSQFLVAITRELRIPKFIADETQVVVSTSLKYRKINQEDLNLISKLSQPRDVTDHPSKLLAILTSLDDFRLDIGVLGETGCGSSSLVNALLAIKNNEEQSAPTGVIETTKEPTEYPYPVLPNISLWDLPGLGKIGGLDSQPSASGFNPAQLVASMFPCDVYILLSPLRLRLGIIQLMQQLSSLGKEYYLVISMADLIEETFVGQVREWAEGVLGEMGLRQNLFLVSAQHPETLDFPKLKEMLNKAIPSHKKVALVRYAAKLLDQDVFWKRSDSCKFM, encoded by the exons ATGGATGGAAAGCTGTCTGAAGAAAAGGTGAAGTGTTTACAGGCCCCGTGGAGGTTTTCCCTCCGGACCGCTGGGTTTGAAGACAGGCTACTGACGGCTCTTGAGCTCTTCGAGCGATTTCCTTTAGACATAACAGTGACTGGAGGAACCCCTGATGCCAATGCCCAGCTCGCCTCTGCCGTCTGTGGGCTCGACATGACCCAGGAGACAGAAGAAGAGGATTTGACAGGTaatgatgatgaggaggaggaggaggaggaggaggacgaAGAAGATGAGGAAGACTGGGAGGAAGACGAAGAAGCAGATGAAGAAGATGACATACAGCCTCCGAAAGATGCTAAACGCCAGAGCAGCAGAAGAAAACGAGTACGGATAGCGGAACATTCTGAATATATCGGCTGGGGCGTTCCTGATTTTGAGTCGATGCTTTCGCACAGTCGAATCTCCAATGTTCGCGTCAGGACCGTGCAGGACCATCCGATTTCTAATTCGGTTATTAAGACGAACAGCAAGTTGTATGACTCCACACATTTTGATGTTCTGGTGGTCCTCACGACAGAAGAACGCAAGGAGGACCACATGTGGCTCAAGATGGAGCTGCACGACAGAGATAAGCCTTTCTTTCTGGTGAACGCTGAGAAGGTGTGGGACGTGGTCGAGGAAAAACCCTCAGGGCCGTGCATGACCTGTGCTTGGGAGAGAATGAGGACTCGTAATCTGGAGTTGCAGAAGAGGAGGAAAGAAGCGTTCGGAGAGTCGGCTGAAGCAACAGATAGCCAGAGTCCTTCAAATACATCAGACGCATCCGAGTTTGTGGAGATGAAGGATATCGGTGAGGTGTTTGCTAAAGCCCTGCCTGACCTGAAGAAAAAGGCATTTAGTCAGTTCTTGGTGGCGATCACGAGGGAGCTTCGGATTCCTAAATTCATTGCTGATGAAACCCA AGTGGTGGTGTCCACCTCTTTAAAGTATCGGAAGATAAACCAAGAAGACCTCAACTTGATCTCCAAGCTGTCACAGCCTAGAGATGTCACAGACCATCCCTCCAAGCTTCTGGCAATCCTTACATCTCTCGATGACTTCCGTCTGGATATCGGTGTGTTGGGCGAGACGGGCTGTGGTAGCTCCAGCCTGGTCAATGCTCTCTTGGCCATTAAGAACAACGAGGAACAATCTGCCCCAACTGGTGTCATTGAAACTACCAAAGAGCCTACAGAATATCCCTACCCTGTGCTCCCCAATATCTCTCTTTGGGACCttcctggccttggaaaaaTAGGTGGTCTTGATAGCCAACCTTCTGCATCCGGCTTCAACCCAGCTCAGCTTGTAGCTTCCATGTTTCCATGTGATGTGTACATACTGCTGTCTCCTTTAAGACTTAGATTGGGAATCATACAGTTAATGCAGCAGTTGTCATCACTGGGGAAAGAGTATTACCTGGTGATCTCCATGGCTGATTTGATTGAGGAAACGTTTGTTGGGCAGGTCAGGGAATGGGCTGAGGGAGTCTTGGGGGAAATGGGTCTCCGGCAGAACTTGTTTCTGGTTTCTGCCCAGCATCCGGAAACCTTGGACTTCCCCAAGCTTAAAGAGATGCTTAACAAAGCCATACCAAGCCATAAGAAAGTCGCTCTTGTCAGATATGCAGCAAAGCTACTGGATCAAGATGTGTTTTGGAAAAGATCAGATTCTTGCAAATTTATGTAA
- the LOC130558539 gene encoding protein FAM83A, with amino-acid sequence MNLAGNGLPVQRFLNPKMIGKMRRRAQEMRKPNRLVSAVDLSHNESTRLAMDALLDTGLTGYQEMLNKENEANFLSVEEKAYILNSVIKPLAEDEETDGDEEMSGSPSVSSQTYFPLATESEPPVLDYGWPVADWSYHLQGMPRVEVFFQSVKSASMKDLLRELIRQATKVLAIVMDTFSDVEIFCDLLEATRKRSVYVYLLLDHTNLQVFEDMCEHLKINKSHLTRMSIRSVQGQTYCAKSGRKFTGQVKEKFIIVDCTQALVGSYSFTWLSWQVHRSLAVLFKGSGVKPFDLEFHRLYAISKPVPGLSCQTSSASDPYSLPPLEQTQTLICPVGISEAYHLQQKPLKPRSPSFPSIPTPPVLVRRTSNPCISTAPQRSQWLQRRNTIHHTIPSQFSLFKDYNTRSQIWSPVQNSRGAAASSHWC; translated from the exons ATGAACCTTGCAGGTAATGGATTGCCTGTGCAGCGTTTCTTGAATCCCAAAATGATAGGGAAGATGAGACGGAGGGCTCAGGAGATGAGAAAGCCAAACCGTCTGGTGTCTGCGGTGGATCTGAGTCACAATGAGAGCACACGCCTGGCCATGGATGCTCTTCTGGACACGGGGTTGACCGGATACCAGGAGATGTTGAACAAGGAGAACGAAGCCAACTTTCTTTCGGTTGAGGAGAAAGCATACATCTTAAACAGTGTCATTAAGCCCCTCGCTGAAGATGAAGAAACAGACGGGGATGAAGAGATGTCCGGGTCTCCATCTGTGTCATCGCAGACGTACTTTCCTTTGGCCACAGAGAGCGAGCCCCCCGTTCTTGACTATGGCTGGCCGGTGGCTGACTGGAGTTACCATCTGCAAGGCATGCCTCGTGTGGAGGTGTTTTTCCAGTCTGTTAAATCCGCTTCTATGAAAGACCTGCTGCGGGAACTTATCAGGCAAGCCACTAAA GTTTTGGCAATAGTCATGGACACATTCAGCGATGTGGAGATTTTCTGTGATCTACTGGAAGCAACAAGAAAGCGCAGTGTGTACGTCTATCTGCTTTTGGACCACACCAATTTACAGGTGTTTGAGGACATGTGTGAACATTTAAAGATCAACAAGTCACATCTTACT CGAATGTCAATTCGTAGCGTTCAGGGTCAAACGTACTGTGCCAAATCAGGGAGAAAGTTCACTGGTCAGGTGAAAGAGAAGTTCATCATTGTAGACTGCACACAGGCGCTGGTCGGCTCCTACAG TTTCACCTGGCTCTCCTGGCAGGTTCACAGAAGCTTGGCTGTGCTCTTTAAAGGCAGCGGGGTGAAACCCTTTGACCTGGAGTTTCACAGACTATATGCTATTTCTAAACCAGTGCCGGGTCTTTCCTGTCAAACATCCAGTGCTTCTGATCCCTACAGCCTCCCACCCTTGGAGCAAACACAGACCTTGATCTGCCCGGTAGGCATCTCAGAGGCTTATCATCTCCAGCAGAAACCTCTGAAGCCGAGGAGCCCAAGTTTCCCAAGCATCCCTACACCTCCTGTACTGGTAAGACGGACCAGCAATCCATGCATCTCAACTGCACCACAAAGATCTCAGTGGCTTCAACGGAGGAACACGATCCATCACACCATTCCATCTCAGTTCTCTCTCTTCAAAGAT